One region of Polynucleobacter paneuropaeus genomic DNA includes:
- the rsmD gene encoding 16S rRNA (guanine(966)-N(2))-methyltransferase RsmD produces the protein MSRQQTELPKKVRIIGGVWRSRLLDVIDLPDLRPTTDRIRETLFNWLGQDLARLRCLDLFAGTGVLGFEAASRGAGSVQLVEKNKKAYLGLTHNFAALQSSPVTGVVQIAQQDGLEFLKRQSAKSFDLIFIDPPFQDQALLNQALSESSRVCDPSSGGCIYVEFPSSRSLDEIKSLLPAWDCGKYLEAGQVKACLFVGRSD, from the coding sequence ATGTCTAGGCAACAAACTGAACTCCCAAAAAAGGTTCGTATTATCGGCGGAGTTTGGCGTAGTCGTTTGCTCGATGTGATTGACTTGCCTGATCTCAGGCCAACAACGGATCGTATTCGAGAAACACTTTTTAACTGGCTGGGACAAGATCTTGCAAGATTGCGTTGTCTCGATCTGTTTGCAGGAACAGGTGTTCTAGGATTTGAGGCGGCTTCTCGGGGTGCGGGAAGCGTTCAGCTTGTAGAGAAAAATAAAAAAGCGTATTTGGGTTTAACTCATAACTTTGCTGCCCTCCAATCTTCACCGGTAACTGGAGTAGTTCAGATCGCCCAGCAAGATGGCCTTGAGTTTTTAAAACGCCAATCTGCGAAGTCCTTTGATCTCATCTTTATCGATCCCCCTTTTCAGGATCAGGCTTTATTGAATCAGGCTCTGAGCGAGTCCTCTCGGGTCTGCGATCCATCGTCCGGGGGCTGTATTTATGTAGAATTTCCCTCAAGCCGATCTCTTGATGAAATCAAAAGCCTACTACCGGCTTGGGATTGTGGAAAGTACTTAGAGGCTGGACAGGTAAAAGCCTGTCTATTTGTGGGCAGAAGCGACTAA
- a CDS encoding M16 family metallopeptidase produces MKYYCQSLVLGAVMSIGLLTSVQAALPIQQLDSYKGAKAYLVQTQSLPMLDIEISIDAGTRYDPASKTGLAIMTAELLDNGIRSAGRNLTEAQIADEIADLGADISVGVTGERALIRIRCLSRPDIRDRAIQLARLILSSPTYDSVIVNREKQRISAGLLEAETKPDFVLDRRFRKAVYGDYPLGNAVTVKSIAGLSASDLKQFHQQFYRSDRVIVSMVGDVNKSEAQEIMQTLVKDLPQTGSSIPPLPELARSPVQNLSEREITIPFDSQQAHIAMGMTAISRNNPDYFPLIVGNYALGGGGFVSRLMNEVREKRGLAYSVFSYFAPGQETGIFQAGLQTKNDQATMALDVMTETISQFIAKGPTQSELDAAKANLINGFPLRIDNNRKLLDNVSSIAWNGLPLNTLDTWTEQVNAVTREQVESAFQKYLAMDRMKIVVLGAKQ; encoded by the coding sequence ATGAAATATTATTGCCAGTCTCTCGTCTTGGGTGCTGTGATGAGCATCGGTCTGCTTACTAGTGTGCAGGCAGCATTACCGATTCAGCAGTTAGATTCTTATAAAGGCGCTAAAGCCTATTTAGTTCAAACACAATCTTTACCAATGCTCGATATTGAAATCAGTATCGACGCAGGGACTCGTTACGATCCCGCTTCAAAGACTGGCTTGGCGATTATGACGGCCGAATTATTGGATAACGGCATACGATCTGCTGGTCGTAACCTAACAGAAGCTCAGATTGCTGATGAAATCGCTGATCTTGGTGCAGATATCAGTGTGGGGGTGACAGGTGAACGGGCCTTGATTCGAATTCGCTGTTTAAGCAGACCTGATATTCGGGATCGTGCAATACAACTGGCTAGACTGATCTTAAGTTCTCCAACTTACGATTCTGTAATAGTCAATCGCGAGAAACAACGCATTAGTGCAGGTTTACTTGAAGCAGAGACAAAGCCTGATTTTGTTTTAGATCGACGCTTTAGAAAAGCCGTATACGGTGATTACCCCTTGGGAAATGCTGTGACAGTCAAAAGTATCGCTGGCTTGAGCGCATCTGACTTGAAGCAATTTCACCAGCAGTTTTATCGAAGCGATCGTGTGATTGTCAGCATGGTTGGGGATGTGAATAAAAGCGAAGCTCAAGAGATTATGCAAACCCTAGTCAAGGATTTGCCGCAGACAGGATCTTCAATACCGCCGCTCCCAGAATTGGCTCGCTCACCTGTACAGAATCTATCTGAGCGTGAAATTACCATTCCGTTTGATTCTCAGCAAGCACATATTGCGATGGGTATGACTGCTATTTCTCGAAATAATCCAGACTATTTTCCCTTAATCGTGGGGAACTATGCTTTGGGTGGAGGCGGATTTGTTTCCCGCCTAATGAACGAAGTTCGTGAGAAGCGAGGCCTTGCTTATAGTGTTTTTAGTTATTTCGCACCTGGTCAAGAGACCGGTATTTTTCAAGCGGGCCTACAAACCAAAAATGATCAGGCCACTATGGCTCTCGATGTCATGACGGAAACGATTTCTCAATTTATTGCAAAAGGACCCACTCAATCTGAGCTCGATGCAGCTAAAGCGAATTTGATTAATGGATTTCCTCTGCGAATCGATAACAATCGCAAATTACTCGATAACGTCTCATCGATTGCTTGGAATGGCTTACCCCTCAATACTTTAGATACTTGGACAGAGCAGGTGAATGCTGTAACAAGAGAGCAGGTTGAAAGTGCTTTCCAAAAATATCTCGCAATGGACCGCATGAAAATTGTGGTGTTGGGGGCCAAGCAATAA
- a CDS encoding M16 family metallopeptidase, which yields MRYSLQLLFFGFWLISQLAWGASAQSTEDTHEYLLSNGLKLIIKEDHRAPTVAHMVWYRAGSIDEFNGRTGVAHVLEHMMFKGTDKVKPGEFSRLVAAEGGRENAFTSRDYTAFFQQVEKSKLSKVMQLEADRMVNLNFDDADFAKEIQVVMEERRLRTEDNPDSLLNESLMATAFMSSPYRHPIIGWMNDLVNMKASDARQWYQNWYAPNNATVIVTGDIDPDKTYQLVEKYYGGIRAHELPVRKPQLEPEQKGVKQVHVKAPADSAQLVMAWKVPRLQPDNINNDEPYALELLAAVLDGYDNARLNRTLVKQARLADNVDAQYDMISRGPALFIVGVDLAKGKTIAQAEAGIRKVLAEVTDKGVLDSELKRIQTRLLANQVYKRDSIFGQAMEIGGFEMAGFSWKDLDTVQDRMQQITSAQVQAVAKKYLIDSTLTIAILDPQARQSAKVGVQK from the coding sequence ATGCGGTACTCTCTTCAACTTCTTTTCTTTGGATTCTGGCTCATCAGCCAACTGGCCTGGGGCGCTTCTGCCCAGTCGACGGAGGACACTCATGAGTATTTGCTGAGCAACGGCCTAAAGTTAATTATTAAAGAAGACCATCGGGCGCCCACCGTAGCGCATATGGTTTGGTACAGAGCAGGTTCTATCGATGAATTTAATGGCAGAACAGGAGTTGCTCACGTCTTGGAGCACATGATGTTTAAGGGTACGGATAAGGTCAAGCCCGGAGAATTTTCTCGTCTCGTTGCTGCAGAAGGGGGTCGTGAAAACGCTTTTACCTCCCGTGACTACACCGCTTTTTTCCAACAGGTTGAAAAATCTAAATTGAGTAAGGTAATGCAACTTGAGGCCGACCGTATGGTCAATTTGAATTTCGATGACGCTGATTTTGCAAAAGAGATTCAGGTGGTGATGGAAGAGCGTCGTTTACGGACGGAAGACAATCCAGACAGCTTATTAAATGAATCTTTAATGGCGACTGCATTCATGAGTTCACCTTATCGTCACCCCATCATAGGTTGGATGAATGACTTAGTGAATATGAAAGCAAGTGATGCACGCCAGTGGTATCAAAATTGGTATGCACCCAATAATGCGACTGTTATTGTTACCGGCGATATCGATCCCGATAAAACTTATCAGCTTGTTGAAAAATATTATGGTGGTATTCGGGCACATGAATTACCAGTTCGTAAGCCACAGCTTGAGCCTGAACAAAAAGGAGTTAAGCAAGTTCATGTCAAAGCTCCGGCCGATAGTGCGCAATTAGTTATGGCGTGGAAGGTTCCGCGCTTACAGCCTGACAACATCAACAATGATGAGCCATACGCCTTAGAGTTATTGGCAGCGGTGCTAGATGGTTATGACAATGCTCGATTGAATCGCACTTTAGTAAAGCAAGCACGTTTGGCAGACAACGTAGATGCTCAATACGACATGATTTCTCGTGGACCTGCTTTGTTTATAGTTGGCGTTGATTTAGCAAAAGGGAAAACCATTGCTCAAGCTGAGGCAGGTATCCGTAAGGTGCTAGCAGAAGTTACGGATAAAGGGGTATTAGATTCAGAGTTAAAGAGAATTCAAACTCGCTTGCTAGCGAATCAAGTCTATAAAAGAGATTCTATCTTTGGCCAGGCTATGGAAATTGGTGGCTTCGAGATGGCAGGATTTTCTTGGAAAGATTTAGATACTGTGCAAGATCGTATGCAACAAATTACGTCAGCTCAAGTGCAAGCTGTAGCTAAGAAATACCTCATTGACTCTACGCTAACCATCGCCATTCTGGATCCCCAGGCCCGTCAATCAGCAAAAGTGGGGGTACAGAAATGA
- the ftsY gene encoding signal recognition particle-docking protein FtsY, translated as MLGLRKTLGSLFKSSRIDEAWFDTLEDSLIQSDVGMPTCMQLMASLRQAAKSEKVQDSETLQALLIQELTRLLQALEAHPNPIFEHQSSHHPEIWLIVGVNGAGKTTTIGKLCKQFQSQRKSILLAAGDTFRAAARNQLLEWGQRNQVDVIAQESGDAAAVAHDAIHAAISRKTDILIIDTAGRLATQDHLMEELKKVQRVIAKVLPGAPHHTLLILDGNTGQNGLNQVKAFHEALGLTGLIVTKLDGTAKGGVICALANTFQDGPKPAVLALGKGEGIGDLIPFNASEYCAELFN; from the coding sequence ATGCTTGGCCTACGTAAAACCCTCGGATCGCTTTTCAAATCAAGCCGGATTGATGAGGCCTGGTTTGATACTCTCGAAGACTCCCTGATTCAGAGTGATGTAGGTATGCCGACGTGCATGCAATTAATGGCTAGCTTACGTCAAGCTGCTAAATCAGAAAAAGTACAAGACTCAGAAACCCTACAAGCATTATTGATTCAAGAGCTCACAAGGCTATTACAAGCATTAGAGGCTCACCCAAATCCCATCTTTGAACATCAAAGTAGTCATCATCCAGAAATCTGGCTCATTGTTGGTGTCAATGGCGCTGGCAAGACCACCACAATTGGTAAGCTCTGCAAACAATTCCAGTCACAAAGAAAGTCCATTCTTCTGGCTGCTGGAGACACTTTCCGTGCCGCCGCACGTAATCAACTCTTAGAGTGGGGGCAACGCAATCAAGTCGATGTGATTGCCCAAGAAAGTGGCGATGCTGCAGCCGTGGCACACGATGCTATTCATGCTGCGATTTCTCGTAAGACGGACATATTGATTATTGACACTGCAGGCAGACTGGCCACACAAGACCATTTGATGGAAGAACTGAAAAAGGTCCAACGCGTCATCGCCAAGGTCCTTCCAGGGGCGCCTCACCACACGCTATTGATTTTGGATGGCAATACGGGCCAGAATGGTTTAAACCAAGTAAAGGCCTTCCACGAAGCGCTGGGACTCACTGGTCTGATCGTTACCAAACTCGATGGGACTGCCAAAGGCGGGGTTATTTGCGCTCTTGCCAACACCTTTCAAGACGGCCCCAAACCTGCAGTTTTAGCGCTTGGCAAAGGCGAAGGAATCGGGGATCTAATCCCCTTCAATGCTTCTGAATATTGCGCCGAATTATTTAATTAA
- the rpoH gene encoding RNA polymerase sigma factor RpoH: protein MVEKKAFKPVARAASAVLPASQSGGAMAFPTMPSLGVGTLDAYIAYVNRVPMLSAAEELHLAQEFRRTENVDAARTLVLSHLRLVVSVARQYLGYGIPHADLIQEGNVGLMKAVKRYDPSQGARLVSYAIHWIKAEIHEYILKNWRLVKVATTKAQRKLFFNLRSNKPTLATLRPSEVDALAKALDVRGEDVREMEMRLAGGDITLEGDDSDEDAAYAPIQWLSDSNQEPTAMLAAVDADHLQGPQLDQALMSLDERSRNIVQSRWLAMDADGHGTKTLHDLAAEYGISAERVRQIETSALKKMRALLQAQAA, encoded by the coding sequence ATGGTTGAAAAGAAAGCCTTTAAGCCAGTTGCTCGCGCTGCGTCTGCCGTATTGCCGGCATCACAGTCTGGGGGCGCCATGGCCTTTCCTACGATGCCTTCCCTTGGTGTTGGCACTTTAGATGCTTACATTGCCTACGTTAATCGCGTGCCGATGTTAAGCGCTGCGGAAGAATTGCATCTTGCACAAGAGTTTCGTCGTACTGAAAATGTAGATGCAGCGAGAACCTTGGTGCTCTCACATTTACGCTTAGTTGTATCGGTTGCTCGCCAATACTTAGGCTATGGCATTCCACATGCTGACCTCATCCAAGAAGGTAATGTGGGTCTCATGAAAGCGGTCAAACGCTACGACCCTAGCCAAGGTGCACGTTTAGTGTCTTATGCAATTCATTGGATTAAAGCTGAGATTCATGAGTACATTCTCAAGAATTGGCGCTTAGTTAAAGTAGCAACAACTAAAGCGCAACGCAAATTGTTCTTTAACTTGCGCAGCAATAAACCGACACTAGCGACGCTCAGACCGAGTGAAGTTGACGCTCTAGCAAAAGCACTAGATGTACGTGGTGAAGATGTTAGGGAAATGGAAATGCGACTCGCCGGTGGTGATATCACCCTTGAGGGCGATGATAGCGATGAAGACGCTGCTTATGCGCCTATTCAGTGGCTGTCCGATTCAAACCAAGAACCCACCGCCATGCTGGCTGCGGTGGATGCTGATCATCTTCAGGGTCCGCAATTAGATCAAGCGTTGATGTCCTTAGATGAGCGTAGTCGGAATATTGTGCAATCTCGTTGGTTGGCAATGGATGCTGATGGCCATGGTACTAAAACGCTACATGACCTTGCGGCAGAGTATGGAATTTCTGCTGAGCGCGTGAGACAGATTGAAACGTCTGCTCTCAAAAAGATGCGTGCCCTACTTCAAGCACAAGCCGCTTAA
- a CDS encoding SCO family protein, with translation MKRFSISTLVMALMTLALLACSPKPEFKNIDITGASGFGGDFSLLDVDGKTRTLTDFKGKVVVMFFGYTQCPDVCPTTLTEMQQAMTLLGPQADKVQVLFVTVDPARDTAAILKQYVPSFDPRFMGLRPADEAALEKVTRDFKIYYKKVPGLSPGSYTIDHTAGSYVFDPEGHLRLYIKHAQGPETLAHDLKELLK, from the coding sequence ATGAAGCGCTTCTCTATCTCCACCCTCGTAATGGCCTTGATGACTCTGGCACTCTTAGCATGTAGTCCTAAGCCTGAGTTTAAGAATATTGACATTACGGGTGCTAGTGGCTTCGGCGGTGATTTTAGTTTGCTCGATGTAGATGGAAAAACCAGAACTCTTACTGATTTCAAAGGCAAAGTCGTCGTGATGTTCTTTGGCTACACCCAATGCCCTGATGTTTGTCCAACTACCTTAACTGAAATGCAGCAAGCCATGACGCTGCTTGGCCCTCAAGCTGATAAGGTGCAGGTATTGTTCGTGACAGTTGATCCAGCGCGCGATACGGCAGCGATCTTAAAACAGTATGTGCCTTCGTTTGATCCCCGCTTTATGGGGCTCCGCCCTGCCGATGAAGCTGCTCTTGAAAAAGTCACGAGAGATTTTAAGATTTACTACAAGAAGGTGCCCGGCTTATCCCCAGGGTCTTACACTATCGATCACACTGCTGGAAGTTATGTCTTTGATCCAGAGGGGCACTTGCGTCTCTACATTAAACATGCGCAAGGCCCCGAGACCTTAGCGCATGATTTGAAAGAACTGCTGAAGTAA
- the cyoE gene encoding heme o synthase translates to MNTPQSNTVVHLPRWRQFWVLTKPRVTQLAVFCAVIGMFLATPGMVPTSILIGGVVGIWLLAGAAFAMNCLIEQAVDAKMKRTAWRPSATGEISPFHITIFSIVLGSIGMFILWNFTNPLTMWLTVATFVGYAVIYTWLLKPATPQNIVIGGLSGAMPPALGWAAVTNSVPAEAWLLVLIIFVWTPPHFWALALYRRDDYVQSGLPMLPVTHGERFTLLNILLYTLILIAATLLPYIYGMSGLVYLISALVLGFIFLAYVVALFISYSDTLAKKTFRFSITYLSLLFAALLIDHYFI, encoded by the coding sequence ATGAATACTCCACAGTCCAATACTGTCGTGCACTTACCTCGTTGGCGCCAATTTTGGGTACTAACAAAACCACGCGTGACGCAGTTAGCTGTCTTTTGTGCTGTGATTGGAATGTTCTTGGCTACACCTGGTATGGTACCGACCTCAATTTTGATTGGTGGTGTGGTGGGTATCTGGTTACTGGCCGGCGCTGCATTTGCGATGAATTGCTTGATTGAGCAAGCAGTTGATGCCAAGATGAAACGGACTGCTTGGCGCCCATCCGCTACTGGAGAAATTTCTCCCTTTCACATTACAATTTTTTCTATTGTGCTGGGCTCAATCGGGATGTTTATTTTGTGGAACTTCACGAACCCACTAACTATGTGGCTCACTGTGGCCACCTTTGTAGGCTATGCGGTGATCTATACCTGGTTACTCAAGCCAGCTACGCCACAGAACATCGTCATTGGCGGCCTCTCTGGTGCAATGCCACCTGCTTTGGGATGGGCTGCAGTGACCAATTCAGTGCCAGCGGAGGCATGGTTGTTGGTGTTGATTATCTTCGTTTGGACGCCGCCACACTTTTGGGCCTTGGCTCTGTACCGTCGCGACGACTATGTCCAATCAGGATTGCCGATGCTCCCAGTCACACATGGTGAGCGCTTTACATTACTCAATATCCTGTTGTATACCTTGATATTGATTGCAGCCACTCTATTACCTTATATCTATGGGATGAGTGGCTTGGTATATTTAATCTCAGCATTAGTCTTAGGGTTTATTTTCTTGGCTTATGTAGTTGCTTTATTTATTTCTTATAGCGATACCTTAGCGAAGAAAACCTTCCGTTTTTCGATTACTTATTTATCGCTCTTGTTCGCTGCCTTATTAATTGATCATTACTTTATTTAA
- a CDS encoding COX15/CtaA family protein has translation MPNLALFAELAVIALIFAGIPLAYLWRRPGYSFFQKLNWFLVFMTFDLIVFGAFTRLSDSGLGCPDWPGCYGNSNPWHAIGDIQLAENAMPSGPVTLLKAWIEMIHRYLAMTVGTLIIVQVIIAWTKVKSLGKEPLIASLGLLALVCIQGAFGAWTVTLKLQPIIVSTHLILALCLLACLTLYAQQTWSIPSSVIVSLRQKPLSAWLVSLALVVLGIQIFLGAWVSTNYAVLACPDFPSCNGAWWPDTNWHEGFTLWRELGKNAAGDYITPNALQTIHWAHRLFAIAAFLTLVTLGLSARSVSRTAQPDLYRLGGLLIGLLLLQLLTGISNVVFQWPLLAALLHTAGAAALVYCLVRMSNWASWKTAIQIKMPKRL, from the coding sequence ATGCCCAATTTGGCTTTGTTCGCTGAACTTGCAGTCATTGCCCTCATTTTTGCTGGCATTCCTTTGGCTTATCTTTGGAGAAGACCTGGCTATTCTTTTTTTCAAAAACTCAATTGGTTCTTAGTCTTTATGACTTTTGATTTAATTGTTTTTGGTGCCTTCACTCGTTTGAGTGATTCTGGTTTAGGCTGTCCCGACTGGCCAGGGTGCTACGGAAACTCTAATCCCTGGCATGCAATCGGAGATATTCAATTGGCCGAGAACGCCATGCCATCAGGGCCGGTTACTCTGCTCAAAGCCTGGATTGAAATGATTCATCGTTATCTGGCAATGACAGTTGGCACTTTAATTATTGTGCAAGTGATCATAGCTTGGACTAAAGTCAAATCTTTGGGCAAGGAGCCGTTAATTGCTAGCTTAGGATTGTTGGCGCTAGTTTGTATTCAGGGGGCTTTTGGGGCTTGGACTGTAACTTTGAAACTCCAGCCGATCATTGTCAGTACGCATTTAATACTGGCCTTGTGTCTGCTTGCCTGCCTCACGCTTTATGCACAACAAACCTGGTCAATTCCATCTTCAGTGATTGTGTCTTTGAGACAAAAGCCACTCTCAGCATGGCTTGTGAGTCTGGCCCTAGTAGTTTTAGGAATCCAAATCTTTTTGGGCGCGTGGGTGAGTACCAATTACGCAGTACTAGCCTGCCCAGATTTTCCGAGTTGCAACGGAGCATGGTGGCCTGATACCAACTGGCATGAAGGCTTCACACTCTGGAGAGAGTTAGGCAAGAATGCAGCAGGAGATTACATTACTCCTAACGCACTACAAACCATTCATTGGGCGCACCGTCTATTTGCTATTGCAGCGTTTCTTACTCTAGTTACTCTGGGCCTCAGTGCGCGCAGCGTTAGTCGGACAGCACAACCCGATCTGTATCGGCTAGGCGGCTTACTCATTGGTCTTTTACTACTGCAGCTGCTAACAGGGATATCGAATGTGGTCTTTCAGTGGCCTTTATTAGCAGCTCTACTCCATACCGCTGGAGCAGCTGCACTCGTTTATTGTCTCGTCAGAATGAGTAACTGGGCTTCATGGAAAACGGCAATTCAGATTAAGATGCCAAAGCGATTATGA
- a CDS encoding SURF1 family protein yields the protein MNIFSSLVTKRIVATLAALITIIICSSAGFWQLRRAHEKIMLAANLVTKQQMPILNANAQNWTLEEVNQRRMRAQGAFLSEEVVWLDNRPRPVNKDGEAAPAGFYVMMPLRLESGQILWVNRGWAPRNGLDRVALPAINTPKGVVSIEGTVFATPGKVYEFGNSNQGPGSKPRIQQNLALEQEAKNHGWTQSPYILREVQTGQADGLVREWAPLTTGVDRHYAYAFQWFALAACAFLFWLVTGLRQYRKLSGSISE from the coding sequence TTGAATATTTTTTCTAGTCTCGTTACCAAACGCATAGTTGCTACTTTAGCAGCCCTAATCACGATCATCATTTGCAGCAGCGCTGGTTTTTGGCAGTTACGCAGAGCCCATGAAAAGATTATGCTCGCTGCCAATTTAGTTACAAAGCAACAAATGCCCATTCTGAATGCAAATGCTCAGAACTGGACTTTGGAAGAGGTCAATCAGCGCCGTATGCGGGCGCAGGGGGCTTTTCTTTCTGAAGAGGTAGTTTGGTTAGATAACCGCCCGCGGCCCGTTAACAAAGACGGCGAAGCAGCTCCAGCAGGCTTTTATGTGATGATGCCGCTCAGATTGGAGAGTGGTCAGATTCTTTGGGTAAACCGAGGTTGGGCTCCCCGCAATGGCTTAGACAGGGTCGCACTGCCAGCCATCAATACGCCCAAAGGTGTTGTATCGATTGAGGGGACTGTTTTTGCCACTCCTGGCAAAGTCTATGAGTTTGGTAATAGCAATCAAGGGCCTGGCAGTAAGCCCCGTATTCAACAAAATCTGGCTCTTGAGCAAGAGGCTAAGAACCACGGCTGGACCCAAAGCCCTTATATATTGCGTGAGGTGCAAACTGGTCAGGCTGATGGCTTGGTTCGAGAATGGGCCCCACTGACAACAGGGGTAGATCGCCATTATGCTTATGCCTTTCAGTGGTTTGCTTTAGCTGCTTGTGCATTTTTGTTTTGGTTAGTTACAGGCCTTAGGCAATATCGAAAGTTATCTGGGAGTATTAGTGAGTAA
- a CDS encoding twin transmembrane helix small protein, giving the protein MKWIIPIVLLMIVGSLGSALYYMMKGKGSGPKMVYSLMFRIGLSLVLFLGILLAYYFGLIQPTGIRVGTN; this is encoded by the coding sequence ATGAAGTGGATTATTCCCATCGTACTGCTAATGATCGTTGGAAGCTTGGGCTCAGCCCTGTATTACATGATGAAGGGCAAAGGCTCTGGCCCAAAAATGGTGTATTCCTTAATGTTCCGCATCGGTCTATCGCTAGTTCTATTTTTAGGAATTTTGCTTGCGTATTACTTTGGTCTCATTCAGCCCACCGGGATCCGAGTCGGCACAAACTAA
- a CDS encoding cytochrome c oxidase subunit 3, producing MSSNSTPYYYVPPLSRHPVMAAIGLIAFGFGMVGWVNHTSWGGSMAIAGVIWVLYVLYHWFGDTIAESNAGKNGVNVDVSYRWSMAWFIFSEIMFFAAFFSALFYARNIAMPWMGDVESKLIWPNFSAVWPNDGPAGLVAPFETMGPWPIPTINTLLLLSSGVTITFAHHALVKNHMKQAIIGLAATVALGFVFLCFQAFEYYHAYHELNLKLTSGIYGSTFFMLTGFHGFHVFLGGTMLAIVLRRLIRGDFTAEHHFAFEGAAWYWHFVDVVWLGLYICVYWM from the coding sequence ATGTCATCCAATTCAACCCCTTATTACTATGTCCCCCCCTTGTCTAGGCATCCAGTCATGGCTGCGATCGGCTTGATTGCGTTTGGTTTTGGCATGGTCGGCTGGGTCAATCACACATCATGGGGTGGATCCATGGCGATTGCTGGCGTTATCTGGGTACTCTATGTTCTCTATCACTGGTTTGGGGATACGATTGCAGAGTCCAACGCGGGTAAAAATGGCGTTAACGTAGACGTCTCTTATCGTTGGTCAATGGCATGGTTCATCTTTTCTGAAATCATGTTCTTTGCCGCTTTCTTTTCTGCACTGTTCTACGCTAGAAACATCGCAATGCCTTGGATGGGTGATGTAGAAAGTAAATTGATTTGGCCAAATTTCTCTGCAGTCTGGCCTAATGATGGTCCTGCTGGTTTGGTTGCTCCTTTTGAAACCATGGGTCCATGGCCGATTCCTACGATCAACACTTTGTTGTTGTTGAGCTCTGGTGTCACAATCACGTTTGCTCACCATGCCTTAGTCAAGAATCACATGAAGCAAGCCATCATTGGTTTGGCTGCCACAGTTGCACTCGGCTTTGTCTTCTTATGCTTTCAAGCATTCGAGTACTACCATGCTTATCATGAGCTCAACCTCAAATTGACCTCAGGTATTTATGGCTCAACCTTTTTCATGTTGACGGGCTTTCATGGTTTCCACGTATTCTTGGGCGGCACGATGCTGGCAATCGTATTACGTCGCTTGATTCGTGGTGACTTTACCGCCGAGCACCATTTTGCGTTTGAAGGTGCCGCTTGGTATTGGCACTTCGTTGACGTCGTATGGCTCGGTTTATATATCTGCGTCTACTGGATGTAA
- a CDS encoding DUF2970 domain-containing protein translates to MKKSSFLKSMKAVLWAFLGVRKKAGLQDDVASLSFVHIIIAGVFGALVFMAILLLIVRAVVSH, encoded by the coding sequence ATGAAAAAGAGCAGTTTTTTGAAGTCCATGAAAGCGGTCTTGTGGGCTTTTTTAGGAGTTCGCAAAAAAGCGGGTCTTCAAGACGATGTTGCTTCACTCAGTTTTGTTCACATTATCATTGCAGGTGTATTTGGTGCTTTAGTATTTATGGCTATCCTCCTGTTAATTGTGAGAGCAGTGGTATCCCATTAA
- a CDS encoding cytochrome c oxidase assembly protein — MSLSQNLNRQILLKLLIASVLMFGFGYALVPLYKALCQVTGINVVTSKNDYGVRAYSPNKVGNTQIDYSRKVTVEFDSNSRGPFNFHPAKNFLEVHPGEMTEIVYEVSNKLDRPVQAQAIPSYAPKSATEFFTKLECFCFQQQTLAAYETRKMPVVFVIDAGLPDDVKTITLSYTFFEVGVPPAAPGATTPKSKALI; from the coding sequence ATGTCCCTATCTCAAAACCTCAACCGTCAAATTCTGCTGAAGCTCTTAATTGCTTCTGTATTGATGTTTGGTTTTGGATATGCCTTAGTGCCTTTGTATAAGGCTTTGTGCCAGGTGACGGGCATTAACGTAGTGACTAGCAAAAATGATTATGGCGTTAGAGCCTATAGCCCCAATAAAGTGGGCAATACTCAGATAGATTATTCCCGCAAGGTCACAGTAGAGTTTGACTCTAATAGTCGTGGTCCATTTAACTTTCATCCAGCGAAAAACTTTTTGGAAGTTCATCCTGGCGAAATGACTGAAATTGTGTATGAGGTCTCCAATAAATTAGACCGACCAGTTCAAGCGCAAGCAATACCCAGTTATGCGCCTAAAAGCGCCACCGAGTTTTTTACGAAGCTAGAGTGTTTCTGTTTTCAGCAGCAGACTTTAGCGGCCTATGAAACACGAAAAATGCCGGTTGTCTTTGTAATTGATGCTGGTTTGCCAGATGATGTTAAGACGATTACTTTGTCCTATACCTTCTTTGAGGTTGGAGTACCTCCTGCAGCGCCTGGAGCGACAACACCGAAATCAAAGGCGCTGATATGA